A part of Cryptococcus neoformans var. neoformans JEC21 chromosome 4 sequence genomic DNA contains:
- a CDS encoding carbamoyl-phosphate synthase (glutamine-hydrolyzing), putative produces the protein MSAIRALNMRKTASALKAPVAFKRTLATPVNSLYTSVLPAKIPAALHLKSGQSYFGSSFGSENSKFGETVFSTSITSYTDSMTDPSYLGQILVFTSPMIGNYGVPSNTSSQFPGIPFLESEKIQCTGVVVSDVALKYSHYQAVESLHEWCKRYDVPGITGVDTRAITSLLRDQGTTLGRLAVGDEAGKPAPQEAEYWDPSKENLVAQASTKKAYVLNEKGSGPRIAVLDFGTKANILRSLIRRDAVVTVLPWDFDFNTVRDQFDGLFLSNGPGDPKMIMDSAMRVRQTINEWNKPIFGICMGHQVLGLAAGLEAYRMTFGNRGHNQPVLALASSGSIKAGRVYVTSQNHQYALRLTEDFPEGWAPFFINCNDSSVEGIISTPESGKRIWGVQFHPESAGGPLDTIEMFTDFVNECDVSRKGFSGSAMIANEVKVDGHAAKAASVSA, from the exons ATGTCCGCCATCCGAGCTCTTAATATGCGAAAGACTGCTTCTGCTCTCAAGGCGCCAGTCGCGTTTAAGCGAACCCTTGCTACGCCTGTAAACTCGCTTTACACCTCTGTTCTTCCCGCCAAGATCCCTGCCGCTCTCCATCTCAAGTCTGGGCAGAGCTATTTTGGCTCCAGTTTTGGAAGTGAAAACTCCAAGTTTGGAGAGACTGTCTTCTCTACCAGTATTACCTCTT ACACCGACTCTATGACTGATCCCTCTTACCTTGGTCAGatcctcgtcttcacctctcCTATGATTGGCAACTACGGTGTCCCTTCCAACACCTCTTCTCAGTTCCCGGGTATCCCTTTCCTTGAATCTGAGAAGATTCAGTGTACCGGTGTTGTCGTGTCCGATGTTGCCCTCAAGTACAGCCACTACCAGGCTGTTGAAAGTCTTCACGAATGGTGTAAGCGATACGATGTCCCTGGTATCACTGGTGTCGACACTCGGGCTATCACCAGCTTGTTGAGGGACCAGGGTACTACCCTCGGTCGTCTCGCTGTCGGTGACGAGGCTGGCAAACCTGCACCCCAGGAAGCCGAGTACTGGGATCCCTCCAAGGAGAACCTTGTTGCACAAGCGTCGACCAAGAAGGCGTATGTCCTCAACGAGAAGGGTTCTGGACCCCGTATCGCTGTCCTCGACTTTGGTACCAAGGCCAACATTCTCCGATCTCTTATCCGACGTGATGCTGTTGTCACTGTTCTTCCTTGGGACTTTGACTTCAACACTGTCCGAGACCAGTTTGACGGTTTGTTCCTTTCCAACGGTCCCGGTGACCCCAAGATGATCATGGACAGTGCCATGCGAGTCAGGCAGACTATTAACGAGTGGAATAAGCCCATCTTTGGTATCTGCATGGGTCATCAAGTTCTTGGTTTGGCTGCTGGTCTTGAAGCGTACAGGATGACTTTTGGTAACCGAGGTCACAACCAGCCTGTCTTGGCTCTGGCAAGCTCCGGTAGTATCAAGGCCGGCCGAGTTTACGTTACC TCCCAAAACCATCAATACGCTCTTCGACTTACCGAGGACTTCCCTGAGGGTTGGGctccattcttcatcaactgTAACGACTCCTCCGTCGAGGGTATCATCTCTACTCCTGAGAGCGGCAAGCGAATCTGGGGTGTCCAGTTCCACCCCGAGTCTGCTGGTGGACCTCTTGACACCATTGAG ATGTTCACCGACTTTGTCAACGAGTGTGATGTTTCGCGAAAGGGTTTCAGCGGTTCTGCGATGATTGCCAATGAGGTCAAGGTGGACGGCCATGCTGCCAAGGCTGCTTCTGTTTCTGCTTAG
- a CDS encoding Golgi to vacuole transport-related protein, putative — protein sequence MIPARPWSALSPVQALVEQTCDPTLPVPNDIANIELAELINRKKANSAREATTALLPHINSRNPNEALLALNVLDYLVKNCGYPIHLQISTKEFLNELVRRFPERPPMVIGRVMGKILDLIHEWKNTLCVTSKYKEDLVHIRDMHRLLSYKGYRFKQFDAARALASANPNENLKSPEELEEEDRAAKSAKLQELIRRGTPRDLAAAQELMKALAGAEPEKAVDYTAQTLKELDKVQAKAILLNDMLNNATQGEKIGIEGDVYDQVAGACRGARPRIQKWIEDDNGEREGMMDRLLLCNDLINTALERFEACKAGDWTKAQAVVERNNPNQKVADLISFDVFDNEPASSSSGGVTLPADNIPSTSNVGMTTSGLPLDLFAPSPVATPSPAGSSTVGAAGQKQKQDPMAFFSTASPQPQATQQWGQAQAQPTSAFGGLGGLQQPTPNTNNNNFAFGGFQSSQSSSPAVGYSLSPQPAALSSQQFIQPQQPQQSQPQQQPQQQQQQQTKKDAFADLVDLMS from the exons ATGATCCCAGCCCGCCCCTGGTCGGCCCTCTCCCCAGTCCAGGCCCTTGTCG AGCAGACATGCGACCCCACTCTCCCTGTTCCCAACGATATCGCCAACATCGAGCTCGCAGAGCTGATTAACCGTAAAAAGGCCAACAG TGCCCGCGAAGCGACCACTGCGCTTCTCCCACATATCAATTCTCGAAATCCCAACGAAGCGCTCTTGGCGCTCAATGTCCTCGATTACCTCGTCAAGAACTGCGGCTACCCTATCCATCTTCAGATTAGCACCAAAGAGTTTCTCAATGAACTCGTACGCAGATTCCCCGAACGACCGCCTATGGTGATTGGGAGGGTGATGGGCAAGATTCTCGATTTGATACATGAGTGGAAGAATACGCTGTGTGTGACGTCAAAATACAAGGAGGATTTGGTGCACATCAGGGATATGCATAGACTCTTAAGTTATAAAG GATATCGGTTCAAGCAGTTTGATGCTGCGAGAGCGCTGGCGTCTGCTAATCCCAACGAA AATCTGAAATCTCCCGAAGAGctcgaagaggaagatagGGCGGCAAAAAGTGCT AAACTGCAAGAGCTCATTCGTCGGGGCACACCTCGAGACCTCGCGGCTGCGCAGGAACTTATGAAGGCCTTGGCAGGGGCG GAGCCTGAAAAAGCCGTCGACTACACCGCTCAAACCCTCAAAGAGCTTGACAAAGTCCAGGCCAAGGCTATCCTTCTTAATGACATGCTCAACAATGCCACACAAGGCGAGAAGATTGGGATTGAGGGTGACGTGTATGATCAGGTTGCGGGGGCTTGTAGGGGTGCAAGGCCTAGGATACAAAAGTGGATTGAGGATGACaatggagaaagagaaggaatgaTGG ATCGATTGTTACTGTGCAACGATTTGATCAATACTGCGTTAGAAAGGTTCGAGGCATGCAAGGCCGGCGACTGGACGAAGGCGCAGGCTGTCGTTGAGCG AAACAACCCTAACCAGAAGGTTGCGGATTTGATATCATTCGACGTCTTTGACAACGAacctgcctcttcttcttctggtgGCGTCACCCTCCCTGCAGACAACATTCCTTCAACATCTAATGTTGGTATGACGACGTCTGGCCTCCCTCTTGACCTCTTCGCCCCCAGCCCCGTGGCGACCCCCAGTCCCGCCGGCAGCTCAACCGTTGGCGCTGCTGgacaaaaacaaaagcaaGACCCCATGGCTTTCTTTAGCACCGCTTCGCCTCAGCCACAAGCGACGCAACAGTGGGGTCAGGCTCAGGCTCAGCCTACGTCAGCTTTTGGTGGTTTAGGTGGCTTGCAGCAGCCTACGCCCAATACGAATAATAACAACTTTGCTTTCGGTGGTTTCCAGTCGTCTCAGTCTTCATCGCCAGCTGTTGGCTACTCTTTGTCTCCTCAGCCTGCTGCACTCTCATCTCAACAATTCATTCAACCCCAGCAACCCCAACaatctcaacctcaacagcaaccgcaacagcagcagcagcagcaaacAAAGAAGGACGCGTTTGCTGACCTTGTTGACCTTATGAGCTAG
- a CDS encoding NADH dehydrogenase (ubiquinone), putative yields the protein MSILRVAPALRAKAVPRAVPLVSKRNANDLSITSPPNPSASVRPAIRYGPPTGGRSSDSGRTVTVFGSTGFLARYLIQKLARQGTQVIVPYRDEDEKRRLRPCGDLGQIVPLEWDARIPEQTAECVKHADVVYNLVGRDYETRNYSYDDVNVKVAQSIAEISADMNIPRLIHVSHINANPESPSEFYRTKYAGERAVRDAFPEATIVRPSQLFGHEDWLLNAIARYPILCKLNNGNTKLFPVHVVDVAQALNLMFDAPVTSTASTFVLPGPELYNYAELERLVSALTLRPISSAPSLPKPVAKFLANLVNRGLWWPTISPDEVERMFIDDAGAEAFQVHSPGPDGWNAPPRPQIVGVNGEPVKSWADLDMQPDTIAEHAIKPLRRYRSTVNYDLPVETHIIKAPKQYHVLP from the exons ATGTCCATCCTCCGTGTCG CTCCCGCGCTCAGGGCAAAGGCCGTCCCCAGGGCTGTTCCCCTCGTCTCAAAGCGCAACGCCAACGACCTCTCAATCACCTCCCCTCCCAATCCCTCTGCCTCCGTTCGCCCAGCTATCAGATACGGGCCTCCTACCGGTGGCCGGTCTTCAGACTCTGGACGCACCGTCACCGTCTTCGGTTCTACCGGTTTCCTCGCCAGGTATCTCATTCAAAAACTTGCCAGGCAGGGAACTCAGGTCATTGTGCCTTACcgtgatgaggatgaaaaaCGTCGCTTGAGGCCATGTGGTGATTTGGGACAGATTGTTCCTCTTGAATGGGATGCCAGGATTCCTGAGCAAACAGCAGAATGTGTCAAGCATGCTGATGTTGTGTACAACTTGGTCGGAAGGGATTACGAGACTAG GAACTACTCTTATGACGACGTCAACGTCAAGGTTGCTCAGTCCATTGCCGAGATTTCTGCCGACATGAACATCCCTCGTCTCATCCACGTCTCCCACATCAACGCCAACCCCGAGTCTCCCTCCGAATTTTACCGCACCAAGTACGCTGGTGAGCGAGCCGTCCGAGATGCCTTCCCCGAGGCCACCATTGTCAGGCCATCTCAATTATTTGGGCACGAAGACTGGTTGCTCAACGCCATTGCCC GATACCCTATTCTCTGCAAGCTGAACAATGGCAACACGAAGCTTTTCCCTGTCCACGTTGTCGACGTTGCCCAGGCCCTTAACCTCATGTTTGATGCCCCCGTCACTTCCACTGCCTCGACCTTTGTCCTTCCCGGTCCCGAGCTCTACAACTATGCCGAGCTCGAAAGGCTTGTTTCTGCCCTCACCCTCCgacccatctcctccgcccCTAGCCTCCCCAAGCCTGTCGCCAAATTCCTTGCCAACCTCGTTAACCGTGGTCTTTGGTGGCCTACCATCTCTCCagatgaggttgaaagGATGTTCATTGACGATGCCGGTGCGGAAGCATTCCAGGTTCACTCTCCTGGTCCCGATGGATGGAACGCTCCTCCCAGGCCGCAGATTGTCGGTGTTAACGGTGAGCCCGTCAAGAGCTGGGCCGATTTGGATATGCAGCCCGACACCATAGCCGAGCACGCTATCAAGCCTCTGCGACGTTACCGATCAAC TGTTAACTACGACCTTCCCGTGGAGACCCACATTATCAAGGCTCCCAAGCAGTACCATGTCCTTCCTTAG
- a CDS encoding copper uptake transporter, putative, with amino-acid sequence MHTCLQPENYPTFVFSLISHNSDLPITLSEELLSTSTTTTSPIMDMGGMNMSMGGMSGMGGMGMDSGHGHSHSHMGSGHGADSAPACRISMLLNFNTIDACFLSPNWHIRSKGMFAGSIIGIFFLCVLIELIRRLGREFDRWLVKRAGATSCGGEVSSVAEYGKDGGQGGLLNVRTAAARYVPSWPHQILRGFIYGSQFTAAFFVMLLGMYFNVIVLIFIFLGQTVGYMLFGRDTCGGGFDYAAQGRCC; translated from the exons ATGCACACTTGCTTGCAACCAGAAAATTATCCAACGTTTGTATTTTCTCTGATCAGTCATAACTCTGATTTGCCAATTACATTATCTGAAGAATTACTATCGACCTCTACGACAACGACTTCACCAATCATGGACATGGGGGGCATGAACATGAGCATGGGCGGCATGAGCGGCATGGGCGGCATGGGCATGGACTCTGGCCACGGCCACAGCCACAGCCACATGGGGTCCGGCCACGGCGCAGACTCCGCTCCCGCATGCCGAA TCTCGATGTTGCTCAACTTCAACACCATTGACGCATGTTTCCTCTCTCCGAACTGGCACATTCGCTCCAAGGGAATGTTCGCCGGTAGCATCATCGGtatctttttcctctgTGTCTTGATTGAATTGATCAGGAGGTTGGGCAGGGAATTTGATCGATGGCTTGTGAAAAGGGCGGGGGCAACCTCTTGTGGTGGGGAAGTGTCTAGCGTAGCTGAGTatgggaaggatggtggGCAAGGTGGTCTTCTGAACGTCAGAACCGCCGCCGCGCG ATATGTTCCGTCTTGGCCTCACCAAATCCTTCGTGGTTTCATTTACGGCAGTCAGTTCACCGCGGCTTTCTTTGT TATGCTGCTCGGGATGTACTTCAATGTAATCGTCTTGATATTTATCTTCTTGGGCCAGACTGTCGGCTACATGCTGTTCGGCAGGGATACTTGTGGCGGAGGATTTGATTATGCTGCTCAGGGGCGCTGCTGTTAA
- a CDS encoding expressed protein, which translates to MSRRDAKPYSRPEVDGQWKHDLHQTAQSTLLDRIAPSPGQSLASRLTGGKKELFPDSSSSPSSGRAAGRGSNAGVELLPAGGPAAGQASTGRTRGGPVRGVGVDQKSRELLNDALGVGARRSTRPQQPRKSQVSIMGAAKTTVWVRVENLAPGTTAEDVISAFAPLPILNATQSNPINSPTVSIDLELENRNDAEELIKQYNGVVADGNTLKVSIVNNLKNRLGGGSAVKVGANMDNVAGQELLSSAKSSKLYSDMVLATDPNAAIITVADEPEPSSFNAPRGREGRGGRGRPVNALAARMGNGGARGWAR; encoded by the exons ATGAGCCGAAGAGACGCCAAACCCTACTCC CGTCCCGAGGTCGACGGCCAGTGGAAACATGATCTCCATCAAACAGCCCAAAGCACCCTTCTCGACCGCATAGCCCCTTCTCCAGGACAGTCTCTCGCTTCCAGGCTCACAGgcgggaagaaggaactCTTCCCggattcttcatcttctccaagttCCGGCAGGGCTGCCGGTAGAGGTTCCAACGCGGGCGTTGAACTTCTCCCCGCTGGGGGACCTGCTGCTGGTCAGGCATCCACAGGAAGAACCAGAGGAGGGCCTGTCAGGGGCGTTGGAGTGGACCAAAAGAGCCGAGAATTGCTGAATGACGCTTTGGGTGTTGgagcaagaagatcaaCGCGACCTCAGCAACCCCGCAAGTCCCAGGTGTCAATAATGGGTGCTGCAAAGACCACAGTCTGGGTGCGAGTGGAGAACCTTGCTCCGGGCACCACTGCTGAAGATGTTATT TCTGCctttgctcctcttcccatccttaACGCTACCCAATCAAACCCCATCAATTCTCCTACCGTGTCCATTGATCTCGAGCTTGAGAACAGAAACGATGCCGAAGAGCTCATCAAACAATACAATGGAGTTGTGGCCGATGGCAACACTCTTAAAGTATCCATCGTTAACAACCTCAAGAACCGACTAGGCGGAGGCTCAGCAGTGAAGGTTGGCGCGAACATGGACAATGTTGCAGGCCAGGAGCTTTTGAGCAGTGCCAAGTCTAG TAAACTCTACTCTGACATGGTGCTTGCAACCGATCCGAACGCAGCAATTATTACTGTTGCTGACGAACCAGAGCCTTCATCTTTTAACGCACCTCgtggaagggaaggaaggggtggaAGGGGTCGACCTGTCAATGCTTTGGCTGCGAGaatgggaaatggaggagcCCGAGGTTGGGCGAGATAA